The Arabidopsis thaliana chromosome 5, partial sequence genomic interval CACATTCCATGGCGAGTTTAGCCATGAAGAGATCATCAGCCAACAATCTTTCCCTAAACCCACCAAACTGCATCAGCCACCGCATCACAGCCGATTTCTGAAGCTCCAGGAACCGAGTGATAACCGATCCAGGAATCCGACCCGCCTCAATAGCAGCCGCTAGATCTTTGGGAAGACTCTCCAATTCAATCCCAGACTCCTTCAACAAAAGCATCGCCTCGTTCCTGTTCCTATCCCTGTCCTCGTCACCGTGTCCATCTCCATCATTCTTACCTCCatcgccaccaccaccaccaccactaaGACCTCCTCCGTTGTTATCAGAGCCGCCGTTACCACTTGAAGCGGATAAAACAGGGGTAATAGGTACACGGCGGTTAAAAGAGATTGACTTTGCAGAGATTACACCGTtaaaagaggaagatgaagagagtCTAGGAAACGAAGCGATGTGAGGCCATGTCAGATTGGATTCAGAGATAGCTGTGTTCGGTGTTGGAACACAGAAGAAGCAGGAAGCGATTGCCATTGATGCTACAGACAGCGAGAAACGAAAAAGAGATCTTTGAAACTGGAACTGAAACTGAAAGTCGTCTGGttcagtctctctctctgtagGTAGAGGCGGACGATTGAGAGAAGTGGAGAGTCAgcgaaaaagaagaatctttcttTCGGAGTTTTAagggttttttcttattttatatatctgGTGGACCTCACTATCGAGAGAATCCAACTGGCGCGTGTCTTTCACGAAGCATCTTACAccatcttataaatatatgaattacAATCACAAAACTCGTATCTTTGGAATCTCAGAAACTTGTTcgacatcatcatcaatcacatCGCTGTCCATTGAAGAACTTTTCAAACAAATTGAAAGCCCTAAACAAAACCTACGACCACGACCAATCTTTCTATCATTACCGTGTTAAATGCTTATAGAACATAatagttatttctttttgacaaTGCTGacgcttctttcttcttcttcttctgctgctgctttttcaaaaagattcaaacttttgtCTCTTGCTTTCTTAGGTCTCGCCTTCTAATTGCAATGAACCATCTCTCATTAACTTGAGGCTTAAACTGTTGAATCTTTCCCGAGAATACTGTCTTGACGCTTTTCTCCAATCTGTCCCAGCTTTCATCATCGCAACAAACTCTTCATAGCTTATTCGTCCATCCTGATCACACGAAACAAGATATCAAAATGAGTGGAGAAGTCAAGAATGTCGCGCGTTTGAAAAGATTCAGACAGCTTTACCTTGTCGGTATCAACATCTTGCATGATGGCTGCGATTACTTCCTCACTGCTAGTATTATCCAATTCATCATTCAAGGCTTCACGAAGTTCGTCAATCTCTATGTAACCACTCTGGTTCTGATCAAAGAAGTTAAAAGCTTTATGCAAGTGTTCATCATTCGCCATCTTCTTAAGGTGGACTGAAACAGCAACAAACTCGCTATAGTTCAGTGTCCCATCCCCATCAACATCAGTCtgcaggaaacaaaaaaaaagagttttaattttCAGAAGTGATATAGCACTTGTTTCGAGCTAATCGCTCTGAAATGAAAGATTCATACAGCTTCCATAAGAATTTGAAGATCAGTATCAGCTATCTGTTGTCCAGCTTTTTGAAGTCCATATTTAAGCTCCTCGAGATTTATCTTGCCTCTCTTGTTTACGTCCATCATTTCAAATGCTTCCTTTATCCCTGCTGCTTCCTCCACTGACAAATGTTCAGCTATCACCTAGAAGGACgaaacaaatttacattttcatttttgattctGAATCAGACTGGAAGCAAATCGATAATCAGTGACATGGTTTAACAGAATCAATACTCGTAGAGCTCGTTTCTTGAGCTTGTTCATAACAGAAAACTGCTTTAGTCTTGCTTTCACAGTCTCCCCAAGAGAGACATTTGGAGCCTTCTTTGCATTCAGTATCCAAGTATGTTCTGCAAAtggaatatttatttatgagtTTACGATTTCAGAAAGCTCAGCCTTGCTGAAAACAGAAGCCTACCGAGAACTTGTGCAGCAGTAAGCCGTTTTTTGGGATCAGGTTCAAGCATCTTTCTCACAAGGTCTTTGGCGCTGTCAGAAACTCTTGGCCATGGATCTCTCTTAAAGTCAATAACTGATCTAATGATCGCTTGAGCCACCCCTTGCTCAGTCTCTGTAcccaaaagaaagataaaaacgTCTGAAAGAGGTCTTAAAGTGAATAAGCCAgaggaaacaaagagaatgCGGTAAAGCATAAACAAACCTGCCCAAAATGGCGGAACACCACAAAGTAGGATATAGAGGATAACTCCAGCGCTCCACACATCGATCTCAGGACCATAGTTTCGCCGCAGCACCTCGGGTGCCATGTAATAAGGACTTCCAACAATCTCATTAAACTGCTCACCTGTTACAGTTTAGAAAATTCAGCTCAAGTAAAGATACACTAATAAATGTGCTCCATTGATACTCATCAAAAGCTGATGTTGTAAATGTACCAGGTTTGAAGAATACAGATAATCCAAAATCAATGGCCTTAAGGGCTGATGTCTCTTTCTTATTTGCAAAAAGAAAGTTCTCTGGTTTGAGATCCCGATGCATCACTCCTTGCTTATGGCATATCTGTAAAGACAAACCAGCGATGTGTGAACATAAAACACAGACAAAAGGAATTGGGGACTTCAGACATTGTAAACACAGCTATATATGGAACCTGAACAACTTCAACAATAGTCTTCATAACCGCAGCAGCAGCCCGCTCAGTGTAATGACCTCTTGCAACAATCCGATCAAACAGTTCCCCTCCTTCACACAACTCCATAACTATATGCACCgcatcatcatcctcaaagGAATCCTTCAAAGAGACGACATTTGGGTGTTTAGGCATATGCTTCATAATCTCAACCTCCCTCCTAACATCCTCTATATCAACTGCTgttctcagcttcttcttagATATGGACTTGCAGGCATACTTCTCACCAGTTTCCTTATCAGTACACAAGTAAGTTATACCAAACTCGCCTCGACCAACCTCACGTCCAAGATCATACTGCAAGGATATATCATGTCCTGTAGGATCTTTCAGCACAGAGAGCTTAAAACCAGCTCCAGATCTATCTGTTGTAGCGTATTCATTGCTGTAAAAAggattgtttttgttcttgggtTTCCCTTGTTTACTCTGGTTCGTAGCCGAACTCGGATTGCCACAACAATTCCCCATCTAATCAAATCTCAAGGTTCCTGAAAAACCCAGAAAGATTAAAACTTTGAGCACTGTTCTTCAAGGTTCCATTAGTAACTTAAGCCAATAACTATTTCTAATTAACAACATATCCTAAATCAAACAGAACCCTAATCTAATATACTCAAACCAGATTAGTAAACCCTAGCTAAGATCAAAGACAAGGGAAAGAGGGAAAACACAGACCTCAGAACTTATAATGGGTAGAAACATTTAAATGGGTATAAATCAGttgaagcaaaagaagatatgtagctaaaaaggataaattaaagagaaaagtCATCATACGCTGTGAGGAAAAACAAATGCAgtgatagagagagaagaagagaggaagaagacgagtcaaagtcttcctctttctctctcttcttcaaatgacaaaacacacaaattgactctcttcttcttcttcttcttcttgcttgcGGGGATTCAAAGAATGACaactcttaattttttatgtgtttcCATATTCTCTTTCATATGCTCTTCgtgttttttgttgatataaatAATCGATCTGCCCGTTGTAGATTTaacaacttcttttttttcactgtCCTTTTCAAATCTGGTTTATATGCAAACTTGAAACTTCCATGAGCAAACTATGCAACTTATTGcaagctgttttttttttctttgcaaaacATAATGTTTAATAggtttcttctactttctAATCACTCTCCTCCGGTCAAATAATGTTTAAGTTGgcgaaaacagagaatttgactacaaatctgAAGCATTGTTATAGCCTTGTTAACACTTTGTGGTCAGAAAGGCAAACGATTAAGCAAAcgtatttttcaattttgcaaaagagaaaaaaaaggtcaaagaataaaaacaagacCTACTTGCTATTCCTTAGTCTCTTGTCTCCAAAATCTAACACCTAACATAACTCGCTCTTTGTACATTCATCATAACTGTTAAACCCACACAATATGAGACTCTGACAAGAACAACTAGCAAacacaaaaacgaaaaagccAAGAATGATTTGCCGGTTTGAGGCAATGATTATATTAGCCAAAGTGTgtgtctctctctcctctcagAGCTTTGGCTTTTTTTATTATGGTGCACCAGAAGAATTCAGGGTCTCATTAGAGTCTGTCTCAACTTGTTCAGAGCCTGATGAGTTGGTTGCTGAACCcctttctctgtctctcccTCCTGCATCCTCTCCCGCTTCTACCTCACTTTTCTTCGCAAACCGGCCTCCACTCGCTCGTGCCCTTCTCATTGCATGCTTGTGTCTTGACTCGTGAAGATATGGCTGTCGCATTTCAAACATAGTCAATACAAGTTTACCGAGCGACAAACCAAACTTGCAAATTCTTAATGCTCATTATCAATCCTTCATATAGCATGGGTCCACTTCTATTATGGACTCTACACCATCCTTAGATTACCAGGACACCAATCAAGTACAATTTTcataaatgagaaaaaaatacctTTCTGTCCCGGATGACTTTCCTCTCTAGCTCTGCCTTGGCACGTGCTTTTCTTCGCCTTAGAATTCCCTCGTACTGCTTTGCATTCACATAAACGGGCTCTTGTGCCATGTCAAGTGGCAGAGCTGTTCTTTCACGAGGCATTCCAAGATATGGACGAAAACCCTGTTTAAAccaatgaacaaaataaatgcaACAAATAGACTCAGATCATCGAAAACTTTACATATAACTTATAAGACCCCAAGAATCCCCATTAGTTGTTCTCGATAATTTCAGATATAACTTTGGATTCTCAGTTATTTCAGAAATGAACTTTAAAAGCATCTCACTGACTATTGCTGAACCCAGACACATTCCAACAGTAAATAAAATCACCACAAACGGGTACTTAGTGGCAAAAGCGCACATACATCAAATAAACACTGCACCATATGGAACTATTGTAGAGATTGAAAGAGGTTTCGACAAGATACCAATTGCTGATGACCATATGCTCCCATCAATCCCCCATAATATGGATCCTGATATGGGTTTGGGACACAAGCCTGTAAGGAAGTTTTGAGTTTATCATACATATGAAAAGGGCGTTATACAAGATAAATCCTTTTGAGGGACCAATAAGAAGTCAATTTAACAGCTCAAGAACTCataaagcatatatatatatatattaaggaATGAGAGGAAACCACATACGATATAGTGTCCAACAAGCTCTGGTGGTTGTACAAGTGGCTGATCATGCATGTTACGGATAGAGAGCGCTGGGTCATTTCCTTCCATTCCGTGATTATCTActgaagttgaagaaagacaccattacaaacaaaataaagaaatcacAATGCACATATCAACGAGACAGAATCTCCTTGGCATGGATAGAACTATGAAACCCTACAATTACAATGCAAGTATATTTCAAGGACCAGATTCATGAACTTGACACGCCCTATAGTGCCGAATCACACAAATGCCCATTTAATTTCCCTGCCTGCTTGAGGAACAACTCTTCACCAAGTTGCAACATTCCGAACGTGGAACAACATCACTTTCGACAGTGATCACTAGGTCATCCAGTAAAACAGTACTGCAGAAATGATGAATATGAACAATACACCAAGTAGGCCTAAAGACCAAGAACTCAAACCTGAACGAGAGGAAGTTGCAGCTTGTGAATCCTTCCAAGTGCCATCGTTTTCACCATTCAACGCACCGTCTTCAGATGCTGAATGAACATCGTTTGACTCGGAACCATTGGGGCAATCCAAAGAAGAGGAATTTGATGGAATTCCAGAAGGTCTCGCTTGAGGTACAACACCAAAGGAGTTGTTTTTCCACCAGGGCTCTGCATACATCATCGGCTGCTGAACAGCATGGTGATTATTGACTTCCTCTTCGTTTTCTCTTCCCGGTTTTGATTGCATCTCTACATAATCAAGTCAACACATGTTCAGTAACCAATTCAAAATccaatcaaaaaaaaaaattcatcacTAAAACCGTGAAAAAGATACAGACtccaactacaaaaaaaagagagcaattTTAGGGCTATGAAGCAATGCAGAAGCATGCAAAAATATGAGAAAGCACCAAAATCTCACATGTCTCGAATTTACACTCTAAACCTACATAAGCTCGTAATATTCAAGAGATTCTTTAGCCACCTGCATCAATTTTTTCAATCCCTTCACGAATTCtagcaaacaaaatttcaaaaacagaaaaaattgaacataCCAGTGGAAATTCACAGCAGAGCACTCTTTTGCAATCGCCTTCGAAGAAGATTAACTTCTTTCAGAAATCAAAAAACCCTGAGGTGAATTTAATCGATCACGATTTTGCAGAgtttaaagagaagaaaaaattgaccttgaaaaaaaatcagaatcgAACAGAACCAGAGAAGAAGTTGGTGAAGGAGAATCGATTCAGAAAACCCGACAGCCGGCAGGAATGGAGAATTTCGtagaagaaaagtgaaattGGGCGagaagaaaaccctagattttggggatttttcttttttgccaGAATTGTGGTTTTTGATATTAAgtaatttattgaaaaatcgAAATAGAGTAAgttatatgatgatgatgaatttacACAAAAGACCGAGATTTGATAAGATCACTTACGAAAGTGAAAAATCTTTTTGCCACGTGGCGCTCTATGAAAGATGCCAGCGCGCGCAGATCTGGGATCTTCTCCGGCTGACGTTATCATAggttcatttttaatttgttttgttttttcttatatactagaaagaaattaaatttcttttaaaaaacagGAGAAATTTGGGTCCAAGTGACACGCAAGTGATGGGCTGGGACGAGGGACACCTGTAAAATGTGGGGACCCTATTggcaaaaacaattaaaagatttttttttgttaaagaaataaGTTAATTAGTTCaatatttgtaatttctttctttcacaaaataatataaagtgTTTTCCCttcatgaaaaaaatatagttgttttaagaaaataataataataatacaactgaaaaaaatattttccataAATAATTgtaggtaaaaaaaaaaactatgaaaagtttattaaaatcatattaaatgGTTACAAAAGGTAAAATACGTTCGAAGTTTAGTAATTTGGTGTTATTACGGAGATTAAAGGATCCATAACACATAACATTTATATGAGTTTTGGCCAGATCGTCTTTGTGAAcaataattgatttatttgttgGAATACTAAACCGAATTGAGAAATTTCGCTGTGCATTTCTCACTATAACACTTGATGTTGATATCATCATTGATTATGTATTGTTTCAGGGGAACAGATggtaattatattttctctaGTGAAGTGTTTGTTGTGAGAGCGAAATTAATTAATCGGTCATGGACAAGGGGATACACAAATATGATATGGAAAATGACAAAGCATAATATATAGCATATGACTCAGACACTCAGACACTCAGACACTCAACCACCGAACGTTAGCCATTAAAAAAAGGCGAAAATGATGAATCATACgcaatatttatatttagaaaGAAGGTGGGGAGAAAATAGAGACACTAACTCTTGttatgcttttaaaatatcttgttATTTTGAATACTAACATATATTAAGTGGAAACcatttgattatatatgtgtaatgGTCTACATTTGTGTTTGAAGTGTTATGGTGAACAAAGTTTTGGCCGCCTAGATAAAAGATACCGTTTATCATAGCGGCTAAAGCTTCCCGTGAGCCGTGAGCGTGCGTTTGACAATCGTGATTCGTGAGTTTAAGGATCGACAGTCGTCGGTATTCAGCTTTTTgcttattcaattttttattttttcagtaAGTGATGATATCAATGAATATCAAAGGTctacacaaacaaacaaaaatatcgTTTATAGTagaattgtttttaagatGCTATGGTTTACTTATTTTGTATACCTAGTTATAATCATCTATAGATATGCCATCTTTAGTATATATCAATCATATTGTTGATCAAAATAACCGCTAAAACGTTTGGTTTTGTTCTAGAGATTATctataatttaaacataaaatcatAACTAAAAACATTAAGCAAACACTTTGAagtcattaaaaatataattaacatGCAGTTCATACCAACCAAGTTTCGAACTAGTAAATACTGACATGCAATCCGTTTAACTTTCTTGATTACTATCGCGGTTTTGTGGGAAACAACAAACGTTAACCCGCACATCCATGTGGTACTGACATGCAATCCGTTTAGATTCTATATTACATACTACAACAAATCATACATTGATACACGCATactgactttttttttccccaacCTTAACTTTTCATATACATATGATAATTATCCAACATATGTCGATTCATAGTCTTGTCACATGCATCATATAAGTACGTCATTTAATTCATGCAGTGATAAACACCCACAAAACCAAGCTTTTTAAAATACGAATCGTAAAATAGGcatcacacacacacacacacatatatatacatcaaatcaaagagaattCACGATATATAAACACCAAACCTAAGTCCTAACATACAAGAAATAATACTATCTACTTCACTTCAACGTACGActccaaataaaataacaatcgTACGTGATTGAAGACTGGTGTCAATCCGATCATTGGTGTGTATGAGGATTCTTTTGACATACAAAAGAATACTCGATCATTGGTATGCATAAGGATTCTTTTTCTAATACGaagaaaatttccaaatttcattttcttgttaactttttcttcaaaccCCACTTTTTATGGCATTCGAACCCGAAGTCATAGCTTATGGGTGGTGGAGTCGAGCCACTAGccaaagaatttaaaatattattctttatttaaaatgtataaaatattatatttaaaaaaaaaaacaaagacctGCAGCTGATTGACCACCGTCTAAAGAGTCACTCAAAGTCCGCTCCTCAAATCCAACGGCTGAGATCGAAGAATCAGAttctttataatttataacGTGGATTTGAAACCCGTattccaaaacgcttaaaTATACCCTCACGCGCCCGCCACCTTCTACCGCTTTATCCCGTCACATACGCTGCAGAGCTCTTTAACCTCTTTACACTATCTCTCACCACTTCTTCCGGTCACACCAGTTACCCTCTCATccgttttcgttttttttttctctctttcaaaaatCTCTCAGCTGAGGTtgatcgatcttcttcttcttcttcctcactctTTAGATTTGTTCCTTTTGCATTTTACACTTTTGGATCTGAAAATGTGGTTCTCTGTTTCGCCCGTTACCGTTTAGATtcagttctgtttttttcttacccGATCGCTTGATTCGGACTGTGATCTTTGGTAAGCTTTACGTATTAGATTTGCTGAAGAACTTCAGTTTCaaatgattcttttgatttagtttATCAATCTGAAATATATTTCTGGGTGATTGAGATTTTAAGTCAAAATAGTTTTGAGATTTCGATTGTGGTTGACTGTTCAttgacttcttcttttttatttatcaatttgtttctaattaaTATGGTTTTTAAGGTTAGTTGGTTATATTGAATCGTCTCTTCTTAAAGTTGTTTATCTGATTTGGTTGGTAGGAATTTTTTTCTGAGTAGAAGAATGTTTAGCTGAACGATACTGAATCTGATGCTTCTTagatttagttttcttctgtGTTAATTCATTTCAGAAAAGTTTATTAGATCCGTTTAATTCTTTGAGTCTTCTTTTGGTAAATCTTCTGACTTTCGTTGTCAAATTCTAATTActttgtttccttattttcTGGtcaagtttttattattataatcatTTATCAATTCAATAGCTTTCCTTAATTGCTGATTTTGATTGaccaatattttttatgatatacCTCTTCTCTACATTGCAAGAAGCATACGTTATTGGTTGATTTCATTACCCAAGTAACgttttttatcttttggttGATTGTTTCagatcttttttcttctccagtGCCGTGAAGGATGTGTGGTCTTGCTAAGAAGCTGGATATAGAGGATACTTTGACATCACTGTCAGACCAAGAGAATGAATCTTTGGCCAAACCCATGAATGATGCTGCTGAATGGGAACATTCGTTTTCTGCCTTGCTTGAGTTTGCTGCAGACAACGATGTGGAGGGGTTTAGGCGGCAACTCTCTGATGTGTCTTGTATCAACCAGATGGGTCTTTGGTACAGACGGCAGAGGTTTGTTAGAAGAATGGTTCTTGAGCAAAGAACCCCGCTGATGGTTGCTTCGTTATATGGGAGTTTAGATGTTGTGAagtttattctttctttcccGGAAGCGGAGTTGAATCTGTCTTGTGGTCCTGATAAAAGTACTGCTCTTCATTGCGCTGCTTCTGGTGCTTCTGTGAATTCCTTGGATGTTGTCAAGTTGCTTTTGAGTGTAGGAGCAGATCCTAATATCCCTGATGCTCATGGAAATCGTCCTGTTGATGTTCTTGTTGTGTCTCCACACGCTCCTGGTTTGAGAACCATCCTTGAAGAGATCTTGAAGAAAGACGAGATTATATCTGAAGATCTGCATGCCTCGTCATCTAGCTTGGGATCAAGTTTCCGGTCTCTCTCATCATCCCCTGATAATGGTTCCTCGTTACTCTCCTTAGATTCAGTATCCTCTCCGACTAAGCCACACGGTACTGATGTAACTTTCGcatcagagaagaaagagtacCCAATTGATCCATCATTGCCTGATATCAAAAGCGGGATTTATTCAACCGATGAGTTTCGTATGTTCTCGTTCAAGATCCGCCCATGTTCTCGAGCATATTCCCATGACTGGACTGAATGTCCATTTGCACACCCAGGTGAGAATGCAAGGAGAAGAGACCCGAGGAAGTTTCACTATACGTGTGTTCCATGCCCGGATTTTAAGAAAGGATCCTGTAAGCAAGGTGATATGTGTGAATATGCTCATGGGGTTTTTGAATGCTGGCTACACCCTGCTCAGTACAGAACACGATTGTGCAAGGACGGAATGGGTTGCAACCGAAGGGTTTGCTTCTTTGCTCACGCAAATGAGGAGTTGCGTCCCTTGTACCCTTCCACAGGATCTGGATTGCCATCTCCTCGGGCTTCGTCTGCTGTTTCCGCCTCTACTATGGACATGGCGTCAGTTTTGAACATGTTACCAGGCTCACCATCTGCTGCTCAACATTCGTTCACCCCACCAATATCTCCTTCTGGAAATGGTAGTATGCCCCATTCATCGATGGGTTGGCCTCAGCAGAACATACCGGCGTTGAATCTTCCTGGAAGCAATATCCAGTTGAGTCGTCTGAGATCTTCTCTTAACGCTAGAGATATTCCTTCTGAGCAGCTTAGCATGCTGCATGAGTTTGAAATGCAACGTCAGCTTGCTGGCGATATGCACAGTCCACGCTTTATGAATCATTCCGCTCGTCCTAAGACACTGAACCCTTCAAATCTGGAGGAACTCTTCTCAGCTGAGGTTGCATCTCCTCGTTTCT includes:
- the CPK7 gene encoding calmodulin-domain protein kinase 7 (calmodulin-domain protein kinase 7 (CPK7); FUNCTIONS IN: in 6 functions; INVOLVED IN: protein amino acid phosphorylation, N-terminal protein myristoylation; LOCATED IN: plasma membrane; EXPRESSED IN: 23 plant structures; EXPRESSED DURING: 13 growth stages; CONTAINS InterPro DOMAIN/s: Protein kinase, ATP binding site (InterPro:IPR017441), EF-Hand 1, calcium-binding site (InterPro:IPR018247), Serine/threonine-protein kinase domain (InterPro:IPR002290), Calcium-binding EF-hand (InterPro:IPR002048), EF-hand-like domain (InterPro:IPR011992), EF-hand (InterPro:IPR018248), Serine/threonine-protein kinase-like domain (InterPro:IPR017442), Protein kinase-like domain (InterPro:IPR011009), Serine/threonine-protein kinase, active site (InterPro:IPR008271), Protein kinase, catalytic domain (InterPro:IPR000719), EF-HAND 2 (InterPro:IPR018249), Calcium-dependent protein kinase (InterPro:IPR020642), Calcium/calmodulin-dependent protein kinase-like (InterPro:IPR020636), Tyrosine-protein kinase, catalytic domain (InterPro:IPR020635); BEST Arabidopsis thaliana protein match is: calcium-dependent protein kinase 19 (TAIR:AT5G19450.2); Has 30201 Blast hits to 17322 proteins in 780 species: Archae - 12; Bacteria - 1396; Metazoa - 17338; Fungi - 3422; Plants - 5037; Viruses - 0; Other Eukaryotes - 2996 (source: NCBI BLink).), giving the protein MGNCCGNPSSATNQSKQGKPKNKNNPFYSNEYATTDRSGAGFKLSVLKDPTGHDISLQYDLGREVGRGEFGITYLCTDKETGEKYACKSISKKKLRTAVDIEDVRREVEIMKHMPKHPNVVSLKDSFEDDDAVHIVMELCEGGELFDRIVARGHYTERAAAAVMKTIVEVVQICHKQGVMHRDLKPENFLFANKKETSALKAIDFGLSVFFKPGEQFNEIVGSPYYMAPEVLRRNYGPEIDVWSAGVILYILLCGVPPFWAETEQGVAQAIIRSVIDFKRDPWPRVSDSAKDLVRKMLEPDPKKRLTAAQVLEHTWILNAKKAPNVSLGETVKARLKQFSVMNKLKKRALRVIAEHLSVEEAAGIKEAFEMMDVNKRGKINLEELKYGLQKAGQQIADTDLQILMEATDVDGDGTLNYSEFVAVSVHLKKMANDEHLHKAFNFFDQNQSGYIEIDELREALNDELDNTSSEEVIAAIMQDVDTDKDGRISYEEFVAMMKAGTDWRKASRQYSRERFNSLSLKLMRDGSLQLEGET
- the CPK7 gene encoding calmodulin-domain protein kinase 7 (calmodulin-domain protein kinase 7 (CPK7); FUNCTIONS IN: in 6 functions; INVOLVED IN: protein amino acid phosphorylation; LOCATED IN: plasma membrane; EXPRESSED IN: 23 plant structures; EXPRESSED DURING: 13 growth stages; CONTAINS InterPro DOMAIN/s: EF-Hand 1, calcium-binding site (InterPro:IPR018247), Serine/threonine-protein kinase domain (InterPro:IPR002290), Calcium-binding EF-hand (InterPro:IPR002048), EF-hand-like domain (InterPro:IPR011992), EF-hand (InterPro:IPR018248), Serine/threonine-protein kinase-like domain (InterPro:IPR017442), Protein kinase-like domain (InterPro:IPR011009), Serine/threonine-protein kinase, active site (InterPro:IPR008271), Protein kinase, catalytic domain (InterPro:IPR000719), EF-HAND 2 (InterPro:IPR018249), Calcium-dependent protein kinase (InterPro:IPR020642), Calcium/calmodulin-dependent protein kinase-like (InterPro:IPR020636); BEST Arabidopsis thaliana protein match is: calcium-dependent protein kinase 19 (TAIR:AT5G19450.2); Has 104543 Blast hits to 101042 proteins in 3590 species: Archae - 138; Bacteria - 12396; Metazoa - 40131; Fungi - 14132; Plants - 17107; Viruses - 370; Other Eukaryotes - 20269 (source: NCBI BLink).), with protein sequence MGNCCGNPSSATNQSKQGKPKNKNNPFYSNEYATTDRSGAGFKLSVLKDPTGHDISLQGHYTERAAAAVMKTIVEVVQICHKQGVMHRDLKPENFLFANKKETSALKAIDFGLSVFFKPGEQFNEIVGSPYYMAPEVLRRNYGPEIDVWSAGVILYILLCGVPPFWAETEQGVAQAIIRSVIDFKRDPWPRVSDSAKDLVRKMLEPDPKKRLTAAQVLEHTWILNAKKAPNVSLGETVKARLKQFSVMNKLKKRALRVIAEHLSVEEAAGIKEAFEMMDVNKRGKINLEELKYGLQKAGQQIADTDLQILMEATDVDGDGTLNYSEFVAVSVHLKKMANDEHLHKAFNFFDQNQSGYIEIDELREALNDELDNTSSEEVIAAIMQDVDTDKDGRISYEEFVAMMKAGTDWRKASRQYSRERFNSLSLKLMRDGSLQLEGET